CAATCACCACCTGACCTGGCGAGTTGAAGTTGACGGCACTGACCACGTCACCTTGCGCAGCTTCAGCGCAGGCCGCCAGCACGTCAGCGTCTTCCAGACCGAGGATGGCAGCCATACCACCCTGCCCGGCCGGAACCGCTTCCTGCATCAGTTGACCACGGCGCTCAACGAGCTTCACCGCGTCAGCCAGTGTCAGGCTGCCAGCAGCGACCAACGCGCTGTATTCACCCAGGCTGTGACCGGCAACGAAAGCCGGACGCGCACCACCTTCAGACAGCCACAGACGCCACAGGGCGATCGAAGCGGTCAGAATGGCAGGTTGGGTTTTATCGGTTTGATTGAGCAGCTCTTCCGGGCCCTGCTGGGTCAGCGCCCACAGGTCATAGCCCAGAGCCTCAGAAGCTTCTTTGAACGTTTCGAGGATCGACGGATATTCCGCGCCCAGCTCGGCCAACATGCCGAGGGACTGCGAACCCTGTCCTGGAAAGACGAATGCGAGGGAAGCAGACATGTAACAAGCCCCTAATGATCTTGTCGTCGGAAAATGACGCCCCGCTGGGGGACGCAAGAAACTGACAGTTGGATGGCCCTTTGAACCGGGCGGTCACATTTAAGCATTGTCCGACGAAAACGCCTAAGACAACAGATCCTCCAGACGACCGTGGAGGCGCTCAGGCAGATTCTCCTGAATCTCGATCAGCGCCCGCTGAATCGCACTCTGAAAGCCCTGCACCCCGGCCGAACCGTGACTTTTCACGACGATGCCCTGCAAACCGAGAAAGCTCGCGCCGTTATGTCGCGCTGGCGCCAGATCCGCCTGCAAGCGCTTCATCAATGGCAGCGCCAAGGCACCGACCACACGGGAAGCGACGTTCTTTTTGAACAACGCCTCGATACGCACCGCGATCATCGTCGCCAGACCTTCGCTGGACTTGAGCAGGATGTTGCCAACGAAACCGTCACACACCACGACATCGGCCTCGCCACGATACAAACCGTCGCCTTCGATGAAGCCGATATAGTTGATACCGCGAGCAGCCTGCAACAGCGTCGCAGCGAGTTTGACCTGCTGATTGCCCTTGATGTCTTCGGTTCCGATGTTCAACAGCGCGACGCGTGGGCGATGAATACCCAGCGTCTGCGCCGCCACCGAGCCCATTACCGCAAACTGCAGCAGATGCTCGGCACTGCAATCGACGTTGGCGCCCAGATCGAGCAACTGGCAATAACCCTTCTGCGTCGGAATCGCGGCAACCATCGCCGGACGATCAATACCGGGTAACGTCTTCAGCACAAAACGCGACAGCGCCATCAGCGCACCGGTATTACCGGCACTGACACACGCCTGAGCCTTGCCGTCACGCACCAGTTCGAGAGCGACACGCATCGACGAATCCGGCTTGCCACGCAACGCCTGGGTCGGTTTTTCGTCCATGGTGATGACTTCGCTGGCCGCAACAATCGTCAGGCGCGCGCGATCGGCAGCCGATTGGCCGTTGAGCAATTCTTCAAGAAGGGAGGGTTGACCGACGAGGGTCAGGTGCAGCGAGGGCGTAGCAGACAGGCAAGCAAGGCTGGCCTGAACAATGCTGCGGGGACCGAAGTCCCCGCCCATTGCGTCAATCGCGATGACCTGAGCGGACAAGTGATTACTCGTCAGCGCCCTTGTCGATCACTTTACGGCCACGGTATACGCCTTCTGGCGATACGTGGTGACGCAGGTGAACTTCACCAGTGGTTTTTTCTACAGACAGGGTGCTAGCCTCGAGAGCGTCGTGCGAACGGCGCATGTCACGGGCAGAGCGGGATTTTTTGTTCTGCTGAACAGCCATAATTGATTAACTCCTAAACGTTTGGGTCACGCTTTAACTGCGCCAATACACTGAACGGGTTGGACCGCGTTGACTCGTCCTCGCTCGGTTCGGGCTCATCGAGACCCGCCGGCTGCTGGCATTCTTCCGGATGATGAGCAGGCACAATGGGCAAGGCGAGCAGAAGCTCCTCCTCGACCAGTGACTGCAGATCCAATGGATCTTCGCCCAGTTCCAGCACGTCATAACCTTTCGGCAACGACTGGGTATTCGCACCCTCTTTCACCACAGCATAACTGCATTCGCTGTGGATCGGCAGGGTGACCAGCTCAAGACAACGCTGGCAAACCATTTTGACCTCGGTGTCGATAAAGCTGTGAATTACCACAGATTTACGTTCATCTCGTTCAAAAACGAATTTCGCCTGCACCGTACCGACATTGTCGGAAAGCGGGTCGCAGAGTCTCTCCAAATCGGCCAGCAGCATTTCACCTTGAAGGGTGGTGCCACGATCAGCCAATTTGCGCGGGTCAACGTGAGGTGGAATCGGGTCATTCAACATAGGCGCAGCATTATAGGGATGCACCCACCCATGTCAAAGGAAATTGTGCCCTGTCCGTCACTTGCGTGCCTCCGCTAGAATTCGCATCTGCCTCAGGAGACGCGAATGCTGCCTTTATTACTCGCTTCAAGCTCGACATATCGTCGCGAATTGCTCGCCCGCCTGCACCTGCCGTTCGTCTGCAGCTCGCCGGATATCGATGAAAGCCACCGCCCAGATGAATCAGCGATCGAACTGGTCAAACGCCTCGCCGAACAAAAAGCCCGGGCATTGGCCGACAGCCACCCCGCTCATCTGATTATCGGTTCGGACCAGGTCGCCGTGCTCGGCGAGCAGATTATCGGCAAGCCGCATACTTTCGAAAAGGCTCGCGAACAATTGATGGCCGCCAGTGGCGCCAGCGTGACCTTCCTGACCGGCCTGGCCCTGCTTAACAGCAAAACCGGGCAATGCCAGGTCGACTGCGTGCCGTTCACCGTACACATGCGCACACTGGATCAGGCGCGCATAGAACGTTACTTGCGCATTGAACAACCTTACGACTGCGCAGGCAGCTTCAAGGCGGAAGGCCTTGGCGTGAGCCTGTTTCAGTCCACCCAAGGCCCTGACGCCACCAGCCTGATCGGCCTGCCACTGATTCGCCTGATCGACATGCTGCTGATCGAAGGCGTGCAGATCCCGTAAAGCAAAAGATCGCAGCCTGCGGCACCCCCTACACCGATCTGTGTAGGAGCTGCCGCAGGCTGCGATCTTTGATCTTTACAACGAATCAGCGCAACGAAGGCCCGTGGAACCCCATCCACATCGCCAACTGCTCAGCGACACTGGCACCGAGCTTCTTCGAGAAGCGATCGAACGGCGATTCCTGAACGGTGAAGTCCACCAGCTCCTTCTCGCCAATCACATCCCGCGCCACCGAACTGGCATTGCCCAGACCATCAATCAATCCCAGCGGCAGCGCCTGCTCGCCCGACCAGACCAACCCAGAGAACAGCTCTGGATGATCCTTGTCTTTCAGACGATCACCACGCCCCTGCTTGACGCTGTTGATGAACTGCTTGTGCGTCGTATCGAGCACGCTCTGCCAGAACGCTGTCTCTTCAGGCTTTTGCGGCTGGAACGGATCAAGGAACGACTTATGCTCGCCCGAGGTGTACGTACGACGCTCGACGCCAAGTTTCTCCATGGTGCCGACAAAACCGTAACCGGCCGCCGTCACACCAATCGAACCGACCAGACTCGCCTTGTCGGCGTAAATCTGATCCGCCGCACTGGCGATGTAATAAGCACCGGACGCACCCAGATCGGAAATCACCGCATACACCTTGATCTCCGGGTGCAGGCCGCGCAGACGCTTGATCTCGTCATACACATAACCCGACTGCACCGGACTGCCGCCCGGGCTGTTGATCCGCAGGATCACGCCCTTGACCTTCTTGTCCTCGAACGCCGCGCGCAGGCTGCCGACGATGTTGTCGGCGCTGGCCGGCTCTTTGTCGGCGATCATGCCGGTGACGTCGATCAGCGCGGTGTAGTTCGGTCCGCGCGCGGCGCTTTTTTCCATGTCCATCAGCGGCGTGAACAAAATCAGCGCAACAAACAGATAAACAAATGTCAGCAGCTTGAAGAAGATCCCCCAACGCCGCGAACGACGCTGCTCTTGCACACCGGCGAGCAGGGTCTTTTCCAACAGCTTCCAGCTTTTCTCGTCACCGCCGTCGGCACTTGCCTTGGCCGGTGCTTTCCATTCGTCGGTCATGCCATCCACCCCAGCAAAAACGTATTAAGCCTGCTGCCCCAGCCAGGCATGCAATTCAGAAAAACGGTCGATCGACAGACGTGGCTCGAACTGCTGCAGCGATTCGATCGATTGCGCGCCATAACTGACCGCGACCGAATCCATCCCCGCGTTACGCGCCATCAGCAGATCGAAGGACGAATCACCAACCATCAGCGCCTGCTGCGGACGCACACCACAATGCGCAAGGATCTGCTCCAGCATCAGAGGGTGCGGTTTGCTGGCAGTTTCATCGGCAGCGCGGGTGATATCGAAATAATCTTCCCAGCCATTGGCCTTGAGCACCCGATCCAGGCCGCGACGATTTTTGCCGGTGGCGACAGCGAGGTGATAGCCCTGCTCACGAAACGACGCCATCGACTCGACTACCCCTTCGAACAACGGCGAAGGCACGGCCTCTGCAGCGATGTAGTGATCGGCGTAATACTCGCGAAACAAGGTCATTTCGGCATCGCTGATCTCGGGGTACAACGTGCGAATCGCCTCGGGCAAGCCCAGACCGATAATGCCTTTGACGGCAAAATCATCACGCAACTCGAAACCGGAGCGCCCGGATGCAGAGTGCATCGCCTCGACGATCCGATGGATGGAATCGGCCAGCGTGCCGTCCCAATCGAAAATCAGCAGCTTGTAATCAGATGGGCGCACTCAATCGCTCCACGGTCTTGGCCCACATTTCATCGACCGGTGCCTGCAAGGTCAGCTTGCCACCATCGGGCAGCGGCACGGTCAGCATGTAAGCGTGCAGGAACAGGCGCTTACCGCCCAGATCACGGATTTCCTTGGTGAAATCCTCATCGCCGTACTTGCTGTCGCCAGCGATGCAATGGCCAGCATGCAAGGTGTGCACGCGAATCTGGTGGGTACGACCGGTAACCGGTTTAGCCTCGACCATGGTGGCAAAATCACCGAAACGGCGCAGCACCTTGAACATGGTCAGGGCTTCTTTGCCTTCTTCGTTGACTTCAACCATGCGCTCGCCGGAACGCAGATTGCTCTTGAGCAACGGCGCACTGACTTTCTTGATCGAGGTCGCCCAGTTGCCACGCACCAGCGCCATGTAGCGCTTGTCGACGCCATCGCCGCGCAATTGCTCGTGCAAGTGGCGCAACATGCTGCGCTTTTTCGCGATCATCAGCAGGCCGGAGGTATCACGATCGAGACGGTGTACCAATTCCAGCTCTTTGGCATCGGGACGCAACTGACGAAAGGCTTCGATCACCCCGAAGTTCAAGCCACTACCGCCGTGAACCGCAATGCCGGCGGGCTTATTGATCACGATCAGGGCTTTGTCTTCGAAGACAATCGAAGCTTCCAGGCGCTGCAACAGACCCTGTGCCAGCGGCACCGGCTCATCGCGCTCAGGCACGCGAACCGGCGGCACGCGCACGATATCGCCAGCCTGCAGCTTGTATTCGGGCTTGATCCGACCTTTGTTCACACGCACTTCGCCTTTGCGCAAAATGCGGTAAATCAAGGTCTTGGGCACGCCTTTGAGCCGAGCGAGGAGGAAATTGTCGATTCGTTGGCCGGCATACTCCGGCGAGACTTCAAGCAATTGAACGCCTGGAGTCGAAGGGGCAGTAGTTGTCATGCCGCGGATGATAACAATTTTTATGGAATTGAAGCACTTAATCATTACTGCTATAGTCGCGAACGCCGCCAAAAGCGGCCTGGACAGAGGAACCACGGTCAAAAACCGGCCCTGACCAACGCAATTCACCAGGACGCGAGGCCGTCCTACGGGGCTTTCGCTACGTAACGGTGGAGTTTGCAGTTGTAACAAGCGCAGGTGACATGAGGCCTGAATTACACCGCCGAGCGGAGTTTTTACTCGCCTGGCAGGCACACATTCAAGGCCAGTTCACAAAGTGCAGTCAGCTGCAGATGACCCCGAGCGAATGCTTCGGAAACAACGCCTGAATTAGCCATGATGCGTGACCTCCCCTTTCGGAGCTCACGGTAAATGCCAACCCGCTGCGGATTCTGCGCGCGGCAGCACCCGAATTATCAGGGATACGTGTAGGGTGGAGATGCACAACCGCTGGACTGTGTAGCAATAGGCTTTATCAAGACGCTTCATCTCGTCCACAGCCGCTGGTTGATTCCTCCTCCTGACTGAGTGCTTAAGTAGCCACAGCAAGCAGGACGCGTACGTCGCTATATCGGCCCAATTGGCCGCATATCGCTGGACACGGGAATGGCCAACCACTCCCGACGCACCTGACACCGACCGTGAGAAGTCGTGTGTGCCGAACGCCGTTTCCGGCAGCCCGGAAACCGACGGTACTACATGAAAAGAATGCTGATTAACGCAACTCAACCCGAAGAGTTGCGTGTTGCACTGGTAGATGGCCAACGCCTCTACGACCTGGACATCGAATCCGGTGCACGCGAGCAGAAGAAGGCCAACATCTATAAAGGCCGCATCACTCGCATCGAACCAAGCCTTGAGGCTGCCTTTGTCGATTTCGGCTCCGAGCGCCACGGCTTCCTGCCCCTCAAAGAAATCTCCCGCGAATACTTCAAGAAAGCTCCTGAAGGCCGCGTCAACATCAAGGACGTCCTGAGCGAAGGCCAGGAAGTCATCGTTCAGGTCGAAAAAGAAGAACGTGGCAACAAGGGCGCAGCCCTGACCACCTTCATCAGCCTGGCCGGTCGTTACCTCGTGCTGATGCCGAACAACCCGCGTGCCGGCGGCATCTCCCGTCGCATCGAAGGCGAAGAGCGCAACGAACTGCGTGAAGCGCTGAACGGCCTGGTTGCACCGGCCGACATGGGTCTGATCGTGCGCACTGCCGGCCTGGGCCGCAGCAGCGAAGAAATGCAGTGGGACCTCGACTACCTGCTGCAACTGTGGACCGCCATCAAAGAAGCCTCGCTGGATCGCTCCGCGCCTTTCCTGATCTACCAGGAAAGCAACGTGATCATCCGCGCGATCCGCGATTACCTGCGCCAGGACATCGGCGAAGTGCTGATCGACAGCGTTGAAGCCCAGGACGAAGCCCTGACCTTCATCCGCCAGGTGATGCCGCAGTACGCCAGCAAGATCAAGCTGTACGAAGACAGCGTGCCGCTGTTCAACCGTTTCCAGATCGAAAGCCAGATCGAGACCGCTTTCCAGCGCGTCGTTGAACTGCCTTCCGGCGGCTCCATCGTCATCGATCCGACCGAAGCCCTGGTGTCCATCGACATCAACTCGGCGCGCGCCACCAAAGGCAGCGACATCGAAGAAACCGCTCTGCAGACCAACCTTGAAGCCGCCGAAGAAATCGCCCGTCAGTTGCGCCTGCGCGACATCGGCGGCCTGATCGTCATCGACTTCATCGACATGACCCCTGCCAAGAACCAGCGCGCCGTGGAAGAGAAAGTCCGCGAATGCCTGGAAGCCGACCGTGCTCGCGTGCAGATCGGCCGCATCTCGCGCTTCGGCCTGCTGGAAATGTCCCGTCAGCGCCTGCGTCCGTCGCTGGGCGAAAGCAGCGGCATCGTCTGCCCGCGTTGCAACGGCACCGGCATCATCCGCGACGTTGAATCGCTGTCGCTGGCGATCCTGCGCCTGATCGAAGAAGAAGCTCTGAAAGACCGCACTGCCGAAGTGCGCGCTCAGGTGCCAATCCCGGTCGCCGCGTTCCTGCTCAACGAAAAACGCAACTCGATCACCAAGATCGAACTGCGCACCCGTGCCCGCATCATCATTCTGCCGAACGACCACCTCGAAACCCCGCATTTCGAAGTTCAGCGTCTGCGTGACGACAGCCCGGAAGCCGCGACCAACCAGTCCAGCTACGAAATCGCTGCTGCCGCTGCTGAAGTCGAAGAAGTTCAGCCAGCCGCTGCGACCCGCACCCTGGTTCGCCAGGAAGCAGCCGTTAAAACTGCACCGGCCCGTGCCAACGCTCCGGTTCCGACCGAAGCCGCCGCGCCTGCCGCTCCAGCACCGGCCCCGGTTACCGCGCCAGAGCCAAGCCTGTTCAAAGGCCTGGTGAAATCGCTGGTCAGCCTGTTCGCCACCAAAGAAGAGCCAGCCGCTCCGGTTGTGGTTGAAAAACCAGCCGCCGAACGTCCGGCCCGCAACGAAGAGCGTCGCAACGGTCGTCAGCAGAGCCGCAACCGTAACGGTCGCCGCGATGAAGAACGCAAGCCGCGCGAAGAACGTGCCCCACGTGAAGAACGTGCCCCACGTGAAGAACGTGCGCCACGCGAAGAGCGCGCGCCACGTGAAGCCCGTGAAGTCCGCGAGCCTCGTGAAGCCCGTACCGAAGCGCCAGTTGCCCGTGAAGAACGCGCTCCTCGTGCTCCGCGTGAAGAACGTGCTCCACGTGCACCGCGTGAAGACCGCAAGCCACGTGGCGAGCGTGAAGAACGTGTACGTGAACTGCGCGAGCCTCTGGACGCCACTCCAGTGGCTGAAGCTACCGCAGCCGTTGTCGCTGAAGAGCGTCCGGCCCGTCAGCCACGTGAAGAACGCGCACCGCGTCCGCCGCGTGAAGAGCGTCAGCCACGCGCCGAACAGGCCGCTGCTGCCGTCGCTGAAGAAGAAGTGAACAGCAACGAAGAGCAACTGCCGGAAGACGGTTCGGAGAACGCCGAAGGCGATCGTCCACGTCGTCGTTCGCGCGGTCAGCGTCGTCGCAGCAACCGTCGTGAGCGTCAGCGTGATGCCAACGGTAACGTGATAGAAGGTTCGGAAGAATCCGAAGCCGGCGAAAACGCTGAAGAGCCAAGCACCGCCGATCTGGCCGCAGGCCTGGCTGTTACCGCAGCCGTTGCCAGCACCGTGATCAGTGCTCCGGCGGAAGCCCAAGCCCACGAGCAAGCTGAACTCGCCACCGCCACTGTGCAGGAAACTGCTCCAGTGGAAGCGCCAGTTGTTGAAGCGACTACGCCAGTGGAAGTGATTGCTGCTCCGGAAGTCGAAGTGGCACCGGTTCAGGAAACCCTGCCTCAGGTAGAGCCAGCTCCAGCCGTGGTTGCCGAGCCGGTGGTTGAAACCGTCGCTGAAACCGTGACCGAAACCGTGCGTGAAGTTCGCGAAGAGCAGACCGCTTTCAACTGGGTCGCCGAGCCGGCTGTTGCTGAAACACCAGCGCCAGTGGTTGAGGCACCGGTTGTTGAAGCGCCAGTGTTCGAAACCCCGGTGGTTGAAGCTCCTGTGGTTGAAGAGAGCAAAGTTGCCGAGCCAGTGGTCGTTGCTGAACCAGCACCGGTTGTCGAAGCACCTGTCGTTGCCGAAGCGCCAGCTCCAGTGGTTGAAGCACCGGCTCCGGTCAGCGCCCTGACACCAAGCGGCCGCGCGCCGAACGACCCACGTGAAGTGCGTCGTCGCAAGCGTGAAGAAGAGCGTCTGCAGAAGGAAGCCGAACTGGCTGCCGCTGCTGCTCCGGTTGCTGAAGTGGTCGAGGCAGCGCCTGCCCCGGTCGCTGAAGAAGCGGTTGTCGAAGCGGTGATCGCTGAAGCACCACGCTCCGTTCAGGACGCGGTCGAGCAGCACCAGGAAGCCGAGGAAAAAGAACACGAGCCTAAACCACTCGTGTAATTTCCAAAGCCAATAAAGAGCCCCGCCCGGTGAAAACCTGGCGGGGCTTTTTTATGCCTCGATTTTTTGTGGTGGACTCTAGATCCAACCCCCTCGCCCCCAGCCTTTTCACCAAGGGACGAGGGGGAAAGGGCGCCGATTTGCGCGGTTTTCAGATATTGAGTTCAACTGGATATTTCAGGTCGATGTACCTCGAAAGAACACCTAGATCAGTCCCCTCTCCCTCTGGGCGGTCCGACGTTTCGGGAGGGCTAGGGTGAGGGGCTCTTAGGAATTTACGCAGCTCTCAAGACGAAGCAAAAACCAAAGCCTCAGGCACATCGATATCCCAAAGCACTCCAGGATCATCCACCGCCACTTCCACCAACCTGCCCTGCTTGAACAACGGCCGAGCCCCTCGATCGCCACTCAAAGCCTGCAACCCCGCACCAAACGAACGCCCAAACCCCACTGGATGGCCAAACTCGCCATCCTGCACCGGCACGCTCACCGCATCGTCGGCAATCGCCGCAACGACTCGTTCAATACTCGACGGCAAGATAAACGGCATATCCCCCAACACAATCAACCAGCCATCCGCCTCCGGGCACGCCGCGACGCCAGCGGCAATGCTGTCACCCATTCCGGTCGATTCGATCGAGACCACCTCACAGCCGTAAGCCTGGGCCATGCGCATTGCCTGCGGCCGCGCCTCAGTCGTCACCATGACGCGCTTATCAAGACCGGCCGGCAGATTCACCAACACCTGCTCGATCACCGAACGCACCGCACCATCACGCCCGGTGCAGTCCGCCAGCAACTTGTCCTTGTCCGCACCCGCCACCTGGCGAAAGCGACTGCCCTCGCCCGCTGCCAGCACAATCACTGCAATGGATCGACTCATGCGCCCTCCAGTGTTTTCTTCTGCTTCAACTCGACACCGTTCTTGATCGCGACGATTTCTGCCAACAAGGACAAGGCAATTTCCGCCGGTGAATGACTGCCGATGTGCAGACCGATCGGCCCGTGCAGTCGATCGATCGCCTGTACCGACAAGCCTAGCTGAGCGAGATTCTCCCGACGCTTCTGACTGTTGACCCGAGAGCCGAGCGCGCCAACATAGAAGGCTGGCGAATCCAGCGCCGTGAGCAACGCCATATCATCCAGACGCGGATCATGAGTCAGCGCGACAATCGCCGTGCGCTCATCGGTCTGGATGCTCAGCACCGCGTCATCCGGCATGCCCGGGACGAAACGCCCGTGGTGCTCTTCCCAACCGTAGACAAACTCGGTACGCGGATCGCAAATCAGCACCTCGAAATCCAGCAGCCGCGCCATGTCCGCGACGTAGCGCGACAACTGTCCGGCGCCGATCAACAACAATCGCCAACGCGGGCCGTAGATGGCTCGCAGGTTTTTGCCGTCGAACGCCAGCGAATCAGACTTGCTCGCCGCCGACAGCAACACTTCACCGGTTTCAATGTTCAGCTCACGGGCGACGATCTCGTGCGCTTCACAACGCGCGAGCAATTCGGCAACCCACGCAGGATCGCCAACCCGCTCTCCGGTCAGGCGCAACGTACCGCCACAAGGCAATCCGAAGCGCGCCGCCTCCTCTCGCGTGACGCCATAAGTGATCAACTGCACCGGCGGCCCATCGCTGGCGATGCGGCCGTCGTGCAAACGGGCAATCAAGTCATCCTCGACGCACCCGCCCGACACCGAACCGATCACCACGCCATCCTCGCGCAACGCCAACATCGCGCCGGGAGCGCGAGGCGCCGTGCCCCAGGTCTGCACCACGCTGAACAGCACCACCCGCTGTCCCGCGCGGCGCCACTCAAGGACGCTGCGCAGGACGTTGAGGTCGACGCTGTCCATTACGCCTCTGCCTTCTGCCAGCCCTGCAACTGATAGCGCACCGGCAGGTTGCGAATACGCTTGCCGGTGGCGGCGAAAATCGCGTTGCACAGCGCCGGGGCAATCGGCGGTACGCCCGGTTCGCCGACACCGCCCAACGGCACGTCGCCCGGTGGCGTTACCAGATGCACGGCAACTTCCTTCGGCGCCAGCGACATGCGCG
This region of Pseudomonas sp. R84 genomic DNA includes:
- a CDS encoding HAD-IA family hydrolase — its product is MRPSDYKLLIFDWDGTLADSIHRIVEAMHSASGRSGFELRDDFAVKGIIGLGLPEAIRTLYPEISDAEMTLFREYYADHYIAAEAVPSPLFEGVVESMASFREQGYHLAVATGKNRRGLDRVLKANGWEDYFDITRAADETASKPHPLMLEQILAHCGVRPQQALMVGDSSFDLLMARNAGMDSVAVSYGAQSIESLQQFEPRLSIDRFSELHAWLGQQA
- a CDS encoding nucleotidyltransferase family protein, which produces MSRSIAVIVLAAGEGSRFRQVAGADKDKLLADCTGRDGAVRSVIEQVLVNLPAGLDKRVMVTTEARPQAMRMAQAYGCEVVSIESTGMGDSIAAGVAACPEADGWLIVLGDMPFILPSSIERVVAAIADDAVSVPVQDGEFGHPVGFGRSFGAGLQALSGDRGARPLFKQGRLVEVAVDDPGVLWDIDVPEALVFASS
- the rne gene encoding ribonuclease E, which codes for MKRMLINATQPEELRVALVDGQRLYDLDIESGAREQKKANIYKGRITRIEPSLEAAFVDFGSERHGFLPLKEISREYFKKAPEGRVNIKDVLSEGQEVIVQVEKEERGNKGAALTTFISLAGRYLVLMPNNPRAGGISRRIEGEERNELREALNGLVAPADMGLIVRTAGLGRSSEEMQWDLDYLLQLWTAIKEASLDRSAPFLIYQESNVIIRAIRDYLRQDIGEVLIDSVEAQDEALTFIRQVMPQYASKIKLYEDSVPLFNRFQIESQIETAFQRVVELPSGGSIVIDPTEALVSIDINSARATKGSDIEETALQTNLEAAEEIARQLRLRDIGGLIVIDFIDMTPAKNQRAVEEKVRECLEADRARVQIGRISRFGLLEMSRQRLRPSLGESSGIVCPRCNGTGIIRDVESLSLAILRLIEEEALKDRTAEVRAQVPIPVAAFLLNEKRNSITKIELRTRARIIILPNDHLETPHFEVQRLRDDSPEAATNQSSYEIAAAAAEVEEVQPAAATRTLVRQEAAVKTAPARANAPVPTEAAAPAAPAPAPVTAPEPSLFKGLVKSLVSLFATKEEPAAPVVVEKPAAERPARNEERRNGRQQSRNRNGRRDEERKPREERAPREERAPREERAPREERAPREAREVREPREARTEAPVAREERAPRAPREERAPRAPREDRKPRGEREERVRELREPLDATPVAEATAAVVAEERPARQPREERAPRPPREERQPRAEQAAAAVAEEEVNSNEEQLPEDGSENAEGDRPRRRSRGQRRRSNRRERQRDANGNVIEGSEESEAGENAEEPSTADLAAGLAVTAAVASTVISAPAEAQAHEQAELATATVQETAPVEAPVVEATTPVEVIAAPEVEVAPVQETLPQVEPAPAVVAEPVVETVAETVTETVREVREEQTAFNWVAEPAVAETPAPVVEAPVVEAPVFETPVVEAPVVEESKVAEPVVVAEPAPVVEAPVVAEAPAPVVEAPAPVSALTPSGRAPNDPREVRRRKREEERLQKEAELAAAAAPVAEVVEAAPAPVAEEAVVEAVIAEAPRSVQDAVEQHQEAEEKEHEPKPLV
- a CDS encoding YceD family protein, with the translated sequence MLNDPIPPHVDPRKLADRGTTLQGEMLLADLERLCDPLSDNVGTVQAKFVFERDERKSVVIHSFIDTEVKMVCQRCLELVTLPIHSECSYAVVKEGANTQSLPKGYDVLELGEDPLDLQSLVEEELLLALPIVPAHHPEECQQPAGLDEPEPSEDESTRSNPFSVLAQLKRDPNV
- the plsX gene encoding phosphate acyltransferase PlsX, which encodes MSAQVIAIDAMGGDFGPRSIVQASLACLSATPSLHLTLVGQPSLLEELLNGQSAADRARLTIVAASEVITMDEKPTQALRGKPDSSMRVALELVRDGKAQACVSAGNTGALMALSRFVLKTLPGIDRPAMVAAIPTQKGYCQLLDLGANVDCSAEHLLQFAVMGSVAAQTLGIHRPRVALLNIGTEDIKGNQQVKLAATLLQAARGINYIGFIEGDGLYRGEADVVVCDGFVGNILLKSSEGLATMIAVRIEALFKKNVASRVVGALALPLMKRLQADLAPARHNGASFLGLQGIVVKSHGSAGVQGFQSAIQRALIEIQENLPERLHGRLEDLLS
- the fabD gene encoding ACP S-malonyltransferase is translated as MSASLAFVFPGQGSQSLGMLAELGAEYPSILETFKEASEALGYDLWALTQQGPEELLNQTDKTQPAILTASIALWRLWLSEGGARPAFVAGHSLGEYSALVAAGSLTLADAVKLVERRGQLMQEAVPAGQGGMAAILGLEDADVLAACAEAAQGDVVSAVNFNSPGQVVIAGAKAAVERAIEGCKARGAKRAMPLPVSVPSHCELMRPAAERFAESIAAIDWQAPQIPVVQNVSAQVPADLETLKRDLLEQLYKPVRWVESVQTLAAKGATNLVECGPGKVLAGLNKRCAEGVATSNLNTPDAFAAARAAQA
- a CDS encoding nucleoside triphosphate pyrophosphatase → MLPLLLASSSTYRRELLARLHLPFVCSSPDIDESHRPDESAIELVKRLAEQKARALADSHPAHLIIGSDQVAVLGEQIIGKPHTFEKAREQLMAASGASVTFLTGLALLNSKTGQCQVDCVPFTVHMRTLDQARIERYLRIEQPYDCAGSFKAEGLGVSLFQSTQGPDATSLIGLPLIRLIDMLLIEGVQIP
- the rpmF gene encoding 50S ribosomal protein L32, with the protein product MAVQQNKKSRSARDMRRSHDALEASTLSVEKTTGEVHLRHHVSPEGVYRGRKVIDKGADE
- the sppA gene encoding signal peptide peptidase SppA, producing MTDEWKAPAKASADGGDEKSWKLLEKTLLAGVQEQRRSRRWGIFFKLLTFVYLFVALILFTPLMDMEKSAARGPNYTALIDVTGMIADKEPASADNIVGSLRAAFEDKKVKGVILRINSPGGSPVQSGYVYDEIKRLRGLHPEIKVYAVISDLGASGAYYIASAADQIYADKASLVGSIGVTAAGYGFVGTMEKLGVERRTYTSGEHKSFLDPFQPQKPEETAFWQSVLDTTHKQFINSVKQGRGDRLKDKDHPELFSGLVWSGEQALPLGLIDGLGNASSVARDVIGEKELVDFTVQESPFDRFSKKLGASVAEQLAMWMGFHGPSLR
- a CDS encoding XdhC family protein, with translation MDSVDLNVLRSVLEWRRAGQRVVLFSVVQTWGTAPRAPGAMLALREDGVVIGSVSGGCVEDDLIARLHDGRIASDGPPVQLITYGVTREEAARFGLPCGGTLRLTGERVGDPAWVAELLARCEAHEIVARELNIETGEVLLSAASKSDSLAFDGKNLRAIYGPRWRLLLIGAGQLSRYVADMARLLDFEVLICDPRTEFVYGWEEHHGRFVPGMPDDAVLSIQTDERTAIVALTHDPRLDDMALLTALDSPAFYVGALGSRVNSQKRRENLAQLGLSVQAIDRLHGPIGLHIGSHSPAEIALSLLAEIVAIKNGVELKQKKTLEGA
- the rluC gene encoding 23S rRNA pseudouridine(955/2504/2580) synthase RluC, whose protein sequence is MTTTAPSTPGVQLLEVSPEYAGQRIDNFLLARLKGVPKTLIYRILRKGEVRVNKGRIKPEYKLQAGDIVRVPPVRVPERDEPVPLAQGLLQRLEASIVFEDKALIVINKPAGIAVHGGSGLNFGVIEAFRQLRPDAKELELVHRLDRDTSGLLMIAKKRSMLRHLHEQLRGDGVDKRYMALVRGNWATSIKKVSAPLLKSNLRSGERMVEVNEEGKEALTMFKVLRRFGDFATMVEAKPVTGRTHQIRVHTLHAGHCIAGDSKYGDEDFTKEIRDLGGKRLFLHAYMLTVPLPDGGKLTLQAPVDEMWAKTVERLSAPI